GGCACCTGTCGTATCTCTCGGCAGACGCCGCGCGCGGCAATCCGGAGGCTGGAGCCGAGGAGCGCCTTTCACCGACGGGCGATAACCTGCCCAACGTGATTCAGTATCTGCGCGAGCAGCACCCTGAGCGCCTGGAACAGATCTTCGAGACGCTGCGGCGGCGCATCCCCCGAATCGAAAAAGTCGAAGCCCAGGTTTTGGAAGACAGCCGCTTGCTGCTTTTGGTCAAGGATGCACCGTTTTCCAAGCCGGTGCTGTCCCGTTTTGCCTCCGACGGCACGCTGAAGCTGCTGGCCTATCTGACCGTTCTCTACGACCCCGACCCGCCTCGACTCGTGGGCATCGAGGAGCCGGAAAACTACCTCCATCCGCGCCTGCTGCCGGAGCTGGCCGAGGAGTGCCAGCAGGCGGCGGATCGCACGCAACTGATCGTCACCACCCATTCGCCCTTCTTCATCAACCCCCTGCGACCGGAAGAGGTGCGAGTGCTGTACCGCGCCGCCGATGGATATACCCGTGTGCGCCGGGTGGCCGACATGCCGGGGATACAGCACTTCATCCGGCAGGGAGCGACGCTTGGGGAGCTTTGGATGGAAGGGCATTTCGACGCCGGTGATCCGCTTGCAATGGGGGATGAGGCGTGACGCAGATCGAGTTTCTGGTCGAAGAGCCTTCGGCAGAAGAAGCGCTTCGGCATGTGCTGCCGAAGCTGTTGCGTGGCCGTGCGCGATGGAAGCTGATCAATCTGGGGAGCAAACACAAGCTGCTCAAGGCACTGCCGGGCCGACTTGCAGCATACCGTGATCGCATCGACCGGGGCGAGCCGTTGCGCGTGGTCGTACTGGTAGACCAGGACAGCGACGATTGCGCGTCGCTCAAGCGCCAGCTCGAAGACATGGCGAGGACGGCGGGACTCGCAACCAAGACCCACCCCGACGCCCAAAAACACTTCCACGTCGTCAACCGCATCGCAGTCGAGGAGTTGGAATCTTGGTTTATCGGTGACGCTGCGGCTCTACGTCAGGCGTTTAGCAGCCTGCCTACGGTCGATGTCGGCAAAGGCATTTTCCGCAATCCCGACAATGGCGGCTCCTGGGAAGCATTGCACCGCTTCCTCAAAAAGCACGGCATTTACAAGAGCAGTTATCCAAAAATCGACGCTGCGCGGCGCATCGCTCCCAAACTCGATCTGCAAGCCAACCGCTCGCGTAGCTTTCAGGTCTTCGTTCAAGGTGTGGAGGCATTGTTGACATGACCTGCTGCTTTGATGAACGCGCGTTGGTTCTCCTCTTTGCCGCCGCTGCGGAACGAGAAGAACCGTAATGGCGTTTCTGTCGGAGGCCGCCGTGGAGCAAGCACTGCTGGAACAGCTTGCCGCGCTGGGCTACCAGATCGAACGAGAGGAGGACATCGGCCCCGATGGGCACCGCCCGGAGCGCGAGAGTCACGATGAGGTCGTGCTCAAAAAACGGTTCGAGGACGCCGTCGCGCGCCTGAACCCCGGCCTTCCGTTGGAGGCACGTCAAGATGCAATTCGGAAGTTGACGCAGTCCGAACTGCCGTCATTGCTCGAAGAAAACCGCCGCCTCCACAAGCTGATGACCGAAGGCGTGGATGTTGAGTACTATGCCGACGATGGCACCTTGACGGCGGGCAAGGTCGCGCTCATCGACTTCGAACACCCGGAGCAGAACGATTGGTTGGCGGTGAGCCAGTTCGTCGTGATCAACGGCCAGAATAACCGGCGCCCCGATGTGGTGGTGTTCGTGAACGGCTTGCCGCTGGGCGTGATCGAGCTGAAAGCGCCGGGGAGTGCGGGAGCGCATCTCGTGGCCGCATTCAACCAGTTGCAGACCTACAAGAAGCAGATTCCAGCGCTGTTCCACACCAACGCGCTGCTGGTCACCTCGGATGGCATTGCCGCCCGGGTGGGTTCGCTCTCGGCAGACCTCGAGCGCTTCATGCCATGGCGCACCACCGACGGCGAGGACATTGCCCCGAAAGGTGCGCCGGAACTTTCGACACTGATTGAAGGCGTATTCGAGCATCGCCGCCTACTCGATCTGCTGCGCGATTTCACGGTGTTCGGCGACACGGGCTCTGGTCTCATCAAGATCATCGCGGGCTACCACCAATTTCACGCGGTGCGGCACGCAGTGGCATCCACGATTCGCGCTTCTAGCCCTGTGCAAGGTGTGGCCGAAAACCCAACCGACTACGGTTTGCCGAGTGTGAAGACGCAAAGCCAGGGTGACAAGCGCGCGGGCGTCATCTGGCACACCCAAGGCTCCGGCAAAAGCCTGCTGATGGCGTTCTACGCAGGTCTTCTGGTCAAACACCCGGCCATGGCCAACCCGACGCTGGTGGTGCTGACCGACCGCAACGACCTCGACGATCAGCTCTTCTCGACCTTCACGATGTGTCGCGACCTGATCCGGCAGACGCCGGTGCAGGCCGAGAGCCGCGACGATCTGCAAAAGGTCTTGAGCCGGGCATCGGGCGGCGTGATTTTCACGACCTTGCAGAAATTCGGCGAGATCGCGGAGCCGCTCACCACGCGCCGCAATGTGGTGGTTATCGCGGATGAGGCACACCGCAGTCAGTACGGCTTCAAGGCCAAGGTGGACGTGAAAACCGGCGAAATCTCCTACGGCTTCGCCAAGTACATGCGTGATGCGTTGCCGAACGCATCCTTCATCGGCTTTACCGGCACGCCCATTGAGGCGGACGATGTGAACACACCGGCGGTGTTCGGCAACTACATCGATGTCTACGACATCAGCCGGGCTGTCGAGGATGGCGCGACCGTGCCGATCTACTACGAGTCGCGGCTGGCGCGCATCGAACTCGACGAGGAGGCGAAGCCGAAGATCGACGCCGAGGTCGAGGAGATTCTAGAGGACGAGGAGGAGCCCTCGCGCGAGCGTGCCAAGCAGAAGTGGGCCACGGTAGAGGCACTGGTCGGTAGCAACAAGCGTCTGGCGCAGGTGGCAGCCGACATCGTGCAGCACTTCGAGGCCCGTTTGGCAGCACTGGATGGCAAGGCGATGATCGTCTGCATGAGCCGCCGCATCTGCGTGAAGCTCTACGATGAGATCGTCAAGCTACGCCCAGAGTGGCACAGCGACGATGACAACGCGGGTGCGGTCAAGATCGTGATGACGGGCGCGGTAAGCGACCCGCAGGAATGGCAGCAGCACATCGGCAACAAGGCCCGGCGTGATCTGCTGGCCAAGCGTGCCCGCGATCCCAAAGACCCGCTCAAGCTGGTGATCGTGCGGGATATGTGGCTGACCGGCTTTGACGCGCC
This sequence is a window from Acidithiobacillus sp. AMEEHan. Protein-coding genes within it:
- a CDS encoding AAA family ATPase, coding for MSETPTPPRIESLRVRNFRALQDVRLERLTPLTVLLGPNGSGKSTVFDVFAFLAECFSDGLRKAWDRRGRFRELRSRDRDGPIVIELQYRERPGTPLITYHLEIQEQARGPVVSREFLRWKRGHPAAPFHFLDYRYGEGEVITGEMPEASDKRVDKRLSGPDVLAVNTLGTLAENPRVIALRNFITGWHLSYLSADAARGNPEAGAEERLSPTGDNLPNVIQYLREQHPERLEQIFETLRRRIPRIEKVEAQVLEDSRLLLLVKDAPFSKPVLSRFASDGTLKLLAYLTVLYDPDPPRLVGIEEPENYLHPRLLPELAEECQQAADRTQLIVTTHSPFFINPLRPEEVRVLYRAADGYTRVRRVADMPGIQHFIRQGATLGELWMEGHFDAGDPLAMGDEA
- a CDS encoding DUF4276 family protein, whose product is MTQIEFLVEEPSAEEALRHVLPKLLRGRARWKLINLGSKHKLLKALPGRLAAYRDRIDRGEPLRVVVLVDQDSDDCASLKRQLEDMARTAGLATKTHPDAQKHFHVVNRIAVEELESWFIGDAAALRQAFSSLPTVDVGKGIFRNPDNGGSWEALHRFLKKHGIYKSSYPKIDAARRIAPKLDLQANRSRSFQVFVQGVEALLT
- a CDS encoding type I restriction endonuclease subunit R encodes the protein MAFLSEAAVEQALLEQLAALGYQIEREEDIGPDGHRPERESHDEVVLKKRFEDAVARLNPGLPLEARQDAIRKLTQSELPSLLEENRRLHKLMTEGVDVEYYADDGTLTAGKVALIDFEHPEQNDWLAVSQFVVINGQNNRRPDVVVFVNGLPLGVIELKAPGSAGAHLVAAFNQLQTYKKQIPALFHTNALLVTSDGIAARVGSLSADLERFMPWRTTDGEDIAPKGAPELSTLIEGVFEHRRLLDLLRDFTVFGDTGSGLIKIIAGYHQFHAVRHAVASTIRASSPVQGVAENPTDYGLPSVKTQSQGDKRAGVIWHTQGSGKSLLMAFYAGLLVKHPAMANPTLVVLTDRNDLDDQLFSTFTMCRDLIRQTPVQAESRDDLQKVLSRASGGVIFTTLQKFGEIAEPLTTRRNVVVIADEAHRSQYGFKAKVDVKTGEISYGFAKYMRDALPNASFIGFTGTPIEADDVNTPAVFGNYIDVYDISRAVEDGATVPIYYESRLARIELDEEAKPKIDAEVEEILEDEEEPSRERAKQKWATVEALVGSNKRLAQVAADIVQHFEARLAALDGKAMIVCMSRRICVKLYDEIVKLRPEWHSDDDNAGAVKIVMTGAVSDPQEWQQHIGNKARRDLLAKRARDPKDPLKLVIVRDMWLTGFDAPCMHTMYVDKPMRGHGLMQAIARVNRVFRDKPAGLIVDYIGIAQNLKSALQQYSKNDQENTGVDETQAIAVMMEKYEVVRDMYHGFDYASAMSGTPQQRLAMMAGAIEWILDLQQKLAAEEKTQDGKKSAHRRYQDAVLALSKAFALASASDEAREIREEVGFFQAIRAALVKSATASGVTQQERELAIQQIVSRAVVSTEIVDILAAAGIKSPDISILSDEFLAELQHIEKKNLALEALRKLINDGIRSRSKANVVQTKAFSERLEDAVARYHANAITTAEVLQELIELAKDIRAACQRGEESGLSDEEIAFYDALAENESAVQVMGDDKLRVIAHELLIGLRENVSVDWAHRDSARARMRVLVKRILRKYGYPPDLQDTAVQTVLQQAEALSSGWSVSRGGSL